From the Luteolibacter arcticus genome, one window contains:
- a CDS encoding protein-disulfide reductase DsbD family protein has translation MRFQRLLITTLLAGFISSNPPAQAQEDLLDSLMPKLGDEATSDTVATLVPEVKSVAPGKPFSVALKLQHPAGWHSYYLNSGGIEKSPEIKWTLPEGFTASELQWPTPEVTDGLFGKSFSYSGTPVFLTEITPPANLPAGSTITLKASAVWQICREGQCRDEPKDGPAKFEIALPVNASSEPDPTQVPLFAAARAEIPQPAKDWSVTAETSGTELRLRLKGVTADLSQASLTFIPDYPFIALALDGAGLTRDGDDWLLTLKRVTKDPVLDQPVPQGKEIAGVLVGKSAITGESKVVQVPPTKIGKAPAAPLSLAAFLPVLGGMLLGGLILNLMPCVFPVIGLKIMGFVQQSGQDRKKIVLHGLAFTAGVLISFWALSGVLFALRSAAGPGQEIGWGYQLQNPWTVLVLMLLMFVMGLSMYGIFEIGTSVTSVGGKLQTKQGVSGSFFSGILATVVATPCSAPFLGAAIGAAIALPPFQFFTAFTAMALGLSLPYLILSIFPKLVDLLPRPGAWMESFKQAMAFLLFATAGYLLWVYVGQIDLDNMLNVIFGLTAVAIAAWIFGRWHSPFRSRRVKTVALVLTVLFAAGGVKLAAPPAKSEITWEPWSQARVDELLDEGTPVYVDFTAKWCATCQLNKKRAYPKEVVALMKERGMVLMRADKTNPDPAIDAKLEELGRSAIPVNVLYVPEKDPVITPELLDAGYMKDLITREVPLPEKK, from the coding sequence ATGCGATTTCAACGCCTCCTCATCACCACGCTGTTAGCCGGCTTCATCTCCTCAAATCCGCCGGCCCAAGCCCAAGAGGACCTGTTGGACAGCCTGATGCCGAAACTGGGTGATGAAGCCACCTCGGACACCGTGGCGACTCTGGTGCCGGAGGTGAAGTCCGTTGCTCCAGGGAAGCCGTTCTCCGTGGCGCTGAAACTTCAGCATCCAGCCGGATGGCATAGTTACTACCTGAACTCCGGGGGCATTGAGAAATCGCCGGAGATCAAATGGACCTTGCCGGAAGGTTTCACCGCATCGGAACTCCAATGGCCGACGCCCGAGGTGACCGATGGCCTCTTCGGCAAGAGCTTCTCCTATTCGGGAACTCCGGTTTTCCTCACCGAGATCACTCCCCCGGCGAATCTTCCGGCTGGCTCCACGATCACCCTGAAAGCCTCCGCCGTTTGGCAGATCTGCCGTGAAGGACAATGCCGCGACGAACCCAAGGACGGCCCGGCAAAGTTCGAAATCGCCCTTCCTGTCAACGCCAGTTCGGAACCGGATCCCACGCAGGTGCCCCTCTTCGCCGCAGCCCGCGCCGAGATTCCGCAACCCGCGAAAGATTGGTCCGTCACTGCAGAGACCAGCGGAACAGAACTGCGGCTTCGCTTGAAAGGCGTTACCGCTGATCTCTCCCAAGCTTCCCTCACCTTCATCCCTGACTATCCGTTCATCGCACTGGCGCTGGATGGAGCGGGCCTGACCCGCGACGGCGACGACTGGTTGCTTACCCTCAAGCGCGTCACCAAGGATCCGGTGCTCGACCAACCTGTGCCGCAGGGCAAGGAGATCGCTGGGGTGCTCGTCGGCAAGTCCGCCATCACCGGCGAGAGCAAGGTCGTCCAAGTGCCGCCGACTAAGATTGGCAAGGCACCCGCCGCGCCCCTTTCCCTCGCAGCCTTCCTGCCGGTGCTCGGCGGCATGCTGTTAGGAGGCCTCATCCTGAACCTCATGCCCTGTGTCTTTCCCGTCATCGGGCTCAAGATCATGGGCTTCGTCCAACAGTCGGGCCAGGACCGGAAGAAGATCGTTCTCCATGGCCTCGCCTTCACCGCTGGCGTCCTGATCTCCTTCTGGGCATTGAGTGGCGTTCTCTTTGCTCTCCGCTCCGCCGCCGGTCCAGGACAAGAGATCGGCTGGGGTTACCAGCTTCAGAATCCTTGGACCGTGCTCGTCCTGATGCTGCTCATGTTCGTGATGGGCCTGAGCATGTATGGCATCTTCGAGATCGGGACCTCGGTCACGTCGGTCGGGGGCAAGCTCCAGACCAAGCAAGGCGTCAGCGGCTCCTTTTTCTCCGGCATCCTCGCCACCGTGGTCGCTACTCCTTGTTCCGCTCCTTTCCTCGGGGCCGCCATCGGTGCCGCCATCGCGCTGCCACCGTTTCAATTCTTCACGGCCTTCACCGCGATGGCGCTTGGGCTTTCACTGCCCTACCTGATCCTTTCGATTTTCCCGAAGCTGGTCGACCTGCTTCCCCGCCCGGGTGCGTGGATGGAAAGTTTCAAGCAGGCGATGGCTTTCCTCCTCTTCGCCACGGCCGGCTACCTGCTGTGGGTCTACGTTGGGCAGATCGACCTGGACAACATGCTCAACGTCATCTTCGGCCTGACCGCGGTGGCGATTGCCGCGTGGATCTTCGGACGCTGGCATTCCCCTTTCCGCAGCCGCCGGGTGAAGACAGTGGCGCTCGTCCTCACCGTGCTCTTTGCCGCCGGCGGCGTGAAACTTGCCGCTCCGCCGGCAAAGTCGGAGATCACGTGGGAACCATGGAGCCAAGCCCGAGTCGACGAATTGCTCGATGAAGGCACGCCCGTCTATGTGGACTTTACCGCCAAATGGTGCGCCACTTGCCAGCTCAACAAAAAGCGGGCCTATCCAAAGGAAGTCGTGGCCCTGATGAAGGAGCGCGGCATGGTCCTGATGCGCGCCGACAAGACCAATCCCGACCCGGCCATCGATGCCAAGCTGGAGGAACTCGGTCGCTCAGCGATCCCCGTGAACGTGCTCTACGTCCCCGAAAAGGACCCGGTGATTACCCCGGAACTCCTTGATGCTGGCTACATGAAGGATCTGATCACCCGCGAGGTCCCGCTTCCGGAGAAAAAGTAG
- a CDS encoding quinone-dependent dihydroorotate dehydrogenase — translation MPDAYDLARSLLFCLDAESAHHLSLRGLRMAEKSGVLPLLFPADEFVSPVEVMGLRFPNRVGLAAGLDKEGNTIDALGRLGFGFVEIGTITPRPQAGNPKPRLFRLIEHEAIINRMGFNNPGITAGVENVRGSKHFEGVIGFNIGKNKDTPNENAADDYLACLKAAYPVADYIAVNLSSPNTPGLRDLQGEEASARLLERLKKEQAALEKEHGKRVPLLFKVAPDIDPPHVTALAKVFLDGGLDGLIATNTTLAREPVAGHPRANEAGGLSGRPLTQRSTEIIRAFSSEFGGKVPIIGVGGISCAADAVEKIHAGASLVQIYSAFIYQGPRLVHECARALDTLDL, via the coding sequence GTGCCCGACGCCTACGACCTCGCCCGCTCGCTGCTCTTTTGCCTCGATGCCGAGTCCGCCCACCACCTGAGCTTGCGCGGCCTGCGGATGGCGGAGAAATCCGGCGTGCTGCCCCTGCTCTTCCCCGCGGATGAGTTTGTCTCGCCGGTCGAAGTGATGGGCCTGCGCTTCCCGAATCGCGTCGGCCTCGCGGCGGGTCTCGACAAGGAAGGCAACACCATCGACGCGCTCGGCCGGCTCGGCTTCGGCTTCGTCGAGATTGGCACCATCACGCCCCGACCTCAGGCAGGAAATCCCAAGCCGCGCTTGTTCCGCCTGATCGAGCATGAGGCAATCATCAATCGCATGGGCTTCAACAATCCGGGCATCACCGCCGGCGTGGAAAACGTGCGTGGCTCGAAGCACTTCGAAGGCGTGATCGGTTTCAACATCGGCAAGAACAAGGACACGCCGAACGAGAACGCTGCGGACGACTACCTCGCTTGCCTCAAGGCCGCCTACCCGGTGGCGGATTACATCGCAGTGAACCTTTCCTCACCGAACACACCCGGCTTGCGCGACTTGCAGGGCGAAGAGGCTTCGGCGCGTTTGTTAGAGCGGCTGAAGAAGGAGCAGGCGGCGCTTGAAAAGGAGCATGGCAAGCGCGTGCCGCTGCTCTTCAAGGTGGCGCCTGACATCGATCCGCCCCACGTCACAGCCCTGGCCAAGGTCTTCCTCGATGGCGGGCTCGACGGGCTGATCGCGACCAACACCACACTAGCCCGCGAACCGGTGGCCGGCCACCCGCGGGCAAACGAGGCCGGCGGGCTTTCCGGCCGTCCGCTCACCCAGCGCAGCACCGAAATCATCCGCGCCTTTTCGTCGGAGTTCGGCGGAAAAGTCCCCATCATCGGGGTCGGCGGGATTTCCTGCGCGGCGGATGCGGTCGAGAAAATCCACGCCGGAGCCAGCTTGGTCCAAATCTACTCGGCCTTCATTTACCAAGGCCCGCGGCTGGTCCATGAATGCGCCCGGGCGCTCGATACTTTGGACTTGTGA
- a CDS encoding sugar O-acetyltransferase: MTEEQKMLAGEPYSSRDPELIEQYHLSRALLKEFHALDSRDLARRTRVLGKLFRHLGDGAWLEAPFACEYGRYISIGRNTFVNVNCVFADNNFITIGDDTLIGPAVQIYTAGHPLLPEERASPPGSASPYVTTGKPVSIGNQCWIGGGAIILPGVTIGDGCTIGAGSVVTKSIPSRSVAAGNPCRILKTLP; the protein is encoded by the coding sequence ATGACGGAGGAGCAAAAAATGCTCGCCGGCGAGCCCTACTCGTCGCGCGATCCGGAACTCATCGAGCAGTATCACCTCAGCCGGGCGTTGCTGAAGGAGTTCCACGCGCTGGACTCGCGCGACCTTGCCCGACGGACGCGGGTGTTAGGAAAGCTCTTCCGCCATCTCGGCGATGGTGCATGGCTCGAAGCACCCTTCGCCTGCGAATACGGCCGCTACATTTCCATCGGCCGGAACACCTTCGTGAACGTCAACTGTGTCTTCGCCGACAACAACTTCATCACCATCGGCGACGACACTCTGATCGGCCCTGCGGTGCAGATCTACACCGCGGGACATCCGCTGTTGCCGGAGGAGCGGGCCAGTCCACCCGGTTCCGCCTCTCCATACGTGACCACCGGCAAACCTGTCAGCATCGGCAATCAATGCTGGATTGGTGGCGGCGCGATCATCCTTCCCGGCGTGACCATCGGCGACGGCTGCACCATTGGTGCCGGCAGCGTCGTCACCAAATCTATCCCCTCCCGCAGTGTTGCCGCAGGCAATCCGTGCCGTATTCTCAAGACCCTGCCATGA
- a CDS encoding (Fe-S)-binding protein encodes MAAATQARPAGKNVLLMGTCLCDAFYDDVARATVEVLEHLGVTVHFPENQTCCGQPAFNSGDWPASRKVARYTAGVFSGDLPVIVPSGSCAAMNFHGNPLQFEECPDPSIDSLARRTWEVCDFIVNGLGVHEWKGAFEKPTRLAFHRSCHSRGTNTGEAITALLSSIQNAEVIPFGQAEQCCGFGGTFSVTFPHISGRMGSLKLDHILDVQPDLLVSGDMSCLMHITGLARVQGRPIEHKHAIQVLRDTLR; translated from the coding sequence ATGGCTGCCGCAACCCAAGCCCGCCCCGCGGGCAAGAATGTCCTGCTCATGGGCACCTGCCTGTGCGACGCGTTTTACGACGACGTCGCCCGCGCCACCGTGGAGGTGCTGGAGCATCTGGGCGTGACCGTGCATTTCCCGGAGAACCAGACCTGCTGCGGCCAGCCGGCCTTCAATTCGGGCGACTGGCCAGCCTCGCGAAAGGTGGCTCGCTACACCGCTGGCGTTTTTTCCGGCGATCTGCCGGTGATCGTGCCGAGCGGCTCCTGTGCGGCGATGAATTTCCACGGCAATCCGCTCCAGTTCGAGGAGTGCCCGGATCCGTCGATCGACTCGCTGGCCCGCCGGACCTGGGAGGTCTGCGACTTCATCGTCAACGGGCTCGGCGTCCACGAATGGAAGGGCGCGTTCGAGAAACCAACGCGGCTCGCCTTCCACCGCTCCTGCCACAGCCGGGGGACCAATACCGGCGAGGCGATCACCGCGCTGTTGTCCTCGATCCAAAACGCGGAGGTCATCCCCTTCGGCCAAGCCGAGCAATGCTGCGGCTTCGGTGGCACCTTCTCGGTGACCTTTCCCCACATCTCGGGGCGGATGGGCTCGCTGAAGCTCGACCACATCCTCGACGTGCAGCCGGACCTGCTGGTCAGCGGCGATATGTCCTGCCTGATGCACATCACCGGCCTCGCCCGCGTCCAAGGCCGGCCCATCGAACACAAGCACGCGATCCAGGTCCTGCGCGACACCTTGCGATGA
- the pheA gene encoding prephenate dehydratase gives MNLDDIRKHIDDIDGQLLDLLSSRADLVHQVGEVKKRDGLQIYAPEREEALLRRLIERNKGRLPEKSIRAIYREIMSAALALEDDLKIAYLGPEGSWTHQAAIKKFGHSVDYTPLPNFSEVFDQVARRRADYGVVPIENSTEGAVNHTLDLFVDSPLQICAQILLRIENCLMADVPREQIKSLYSHPQALAQCRGWILKHFPKADLVEVSSTTRAAQLAKENVADGAAAIGSPAAAEMYGLTVLEESIQDRATNTTRFLVIGEKTCPPTGKDRTSLLFAIHDRPGSLVRALQAFDQFHINMSKIESRPSKRKDWEYIFYVDLSGHCEDPVVKGGIEELEKHCSMVKLLGSYPDAGE, from the coding sequence GTGAACCTCGACGACATCCGCAAGCACATCGACGATATCGACGGCCAGCTCCTCGATCTCCTCTCCTCCCGAGCCGACCTGGTCCATCAGGTGGGCGAGGTGAAAAAGCGCGACGGCCTCCAGATCTACGCCCCGGAGCGCGAGGAAGCGCTGCTGCGCCGGCTGATCGAGCGCAACAAGGGCCGCCTGCCGGAGAAGTCGATCCGCGCGATTTATCGCGAGATCATGTCCGCCGCGCTCGCCTTGGAGGACGACCTAAAGATCGCCTACCTCGGCCCGGAAGGCTCGTGGACCCATCAGGCGGCGATCAAGAAATTCGGCCACTCCGTGGACTACACGCCCCTGCCGAATTTCTCCGAAGTCTTCGACCAGGTGGCCCGCCGTCGCGCCGATTACGGCGTGGTGCCGATCGAGAACTCCACCGAAGGCGCGGTGAACCACACGCTGGATCTGTTCGTGGATTCACCGCTGCAGATCTGCGCGCAGATCCTGCTGCGAATTGAGAACTGCCTGATGGCGGACGTACCGCGGGAGCAGATCAAGTCCCTCTACTCGCATCCGCAGGCACTCGCCCAGTGCCGCGGATGGATCCTGAAGCACTTCCCCAAAGCCGACCTGGTGGAAGTTTCCTCCACGACCCGTGCCGCCCAGCTTGCGAAGGAAAATGTCGCCGACGGAGCCGCCGCGATCGGCAGCCCGGCCGCCGCGGAGATGTACGGGCTGACCGTGCTGGAAGAGTCCATCCAGGACCGTGCGACGAACACCACGCGCTTTCTCGTGATCGGCGAAAAGACCTGCCCGCCGACCGGCAAGGACCGCACCTCGCTGCTCTTCGCCATCCACGACCGCCCCGGCTCCCTGGTCCGCGCCTTGCAGGCCTTCGACCAATTCCACATCAACATGTCGAAGATCGAGTCCCGCCCCTCCAAGCGGAAGGACTGGGAATACATCTTCTACGTCGATCTTTCCGGCCACTGCGAGGATCCGGTGGTCAAGGGCGGCATCGAGGAACTGGAGAAGCACTGCTCGATGGTGAAGCTGCTAGGGTCGTATCCAGATGCCGGGGAGTAA
- a CDS encoding glycine zipper domain-containing protein, with protein MKKSLALLAIAAGLATSCSGPTGPNTQRGAVIGALGGAAAGAVIGNQSGRAGEGALIGGAAGAAGGAAIGNAQDTENRRRYNGGY; from the coding sequence ATGAAGAAATCCCTTGCTCTCCTCGCCATCGCCGCCGGTCTTGCCACCAGTTGTTCCGGCCCCACTGGCCCGAATACGCAGCGCGGTGCCGTGATCGGTGCCCTTGGTGGTGCCGCCGCCGGCGCGGTGATCGGAAATCAATCCGGCCGTGCCGGCGAGGGAGCCCTGATCGGGGGGGCCGCCGGTGCCGCAGGCGGCGCAGCAATCGGCAACGCCCAGGACACCGAAAATCGTCGTCGCTACAACGGAGGCTACTGA
- a CDS encoding lactate utilization protein B: protein MIDHQLIDTYAREISEEKQTSVISGSAASTDKRYTVLFKDYENPDELRKLAGKIKDHTLHHLDRYLEQAEASLQRNGVQVHFADTGDDAKATILSILKERGISKLTKSKSMAAEEIHLNPYLIEHGVECLESDLGEFIIQLDDDVPSHIVRPIIHKNRREIARTFQREGIAADYNDDPETITRRARVFLREKYMQAEAVITGGNFISAESGRLVLVTNEGNSRFGMAPSKIHIALVGIEKLVPTDRDLAVFLNLLGRSATGQQLTVYTEFISGPKDDSQPSGPEEMHVVFLNNGRTDVLESNCRDILRCIRCSACQNVCPVYRQASGHAYRATYGGPVGAVLSPLLAGKEFPELADLPKASSLCGACNEVCPVDIPIPDLLLRLRDKAKREKIHSPGAPPMSPFATLATSPALWRTAMTMSKAMNHLPIQVAPVKPLQEWLGQRTLPEWHGGDFRKWLNNRSNKSQSKPKSS, encoded by the coding sequence ATGATCGATCACCAGCTCATCGACACCTACGCCCGGGAGATCTCGGAGGAGAAGCAGACCTCGGTGATCAGCGGCTCCGCGGCCAGCACCGACAAGCGCTACACGGTGCTCTTCAAGGACTACGAGAATCCTGACGAACTGCGGAAGCTCGCCGGCAAGATCAAGGACCACACGCTTCACCACCTCGACCGCTACCTCGAGCAAGCGGAGGCCTCGCTGCAGCGCAATGGCGTGCAGGTTCATTTCGCCGATACCGGCGACGACGCCAAGGCGACGATCCTTTCCATCCTGAAGGAGCGCGGCATTTCGAAGCTCACCAAGTCGAAGTCGATGGCGGCGGAGGAGATCCACCTCAATCCGTATCTCATCGAGCACGGCGTCGAGTGCCTGGAGTCCGACCTCGGTGAGTTCATCATCCAGCTCGACGATGACGTGCCGTCGCACATCGTCCGCCCGATCATTCACAAGAACCGCCGCGAAATCGCGCGGACCTTCCAGCGCGAAGGCATCGCAGCAGACTACAACGACGATCCCGAAACCATCACCCGCCGCGCCCGCGTCTTCTTGCGTGAGAAGTACATGCAGGCCGAAGCGGTGATCACCGGCGGCAACTTCATCTCCGCGGAAAGCGGCCGGCTGGTACTGGTGACCAACGAAGGCAACTCACGCTTCGGCATGGCACCGTCGAAGATCCACATCGCGCTGGTGGGCATCGAGAAGCTGGTGCCGACCGACCGCGACTTGGCGGTGTTTCTCAATCTGTTAGGCCGCAGTGCCACGGGCCAGCAGCTCACCGTTTACACCGAATTCATCTCGGGGCCGAAGGATGACAGCCAGCCATCCGGCCCGGAGGAAATGCACGTGGTCTTCCTCAACAACGGCCGCACCGATGTGCTTGAGTCCAACTGCCGCGATATCCTGCGCTGCATCCGCTGCTCCGCGTGCCAGAACGTATGCCCGGTCTATCGCCAGGCCTCGGGCCACGCCTACCGCGCCACCTATGGTGGACCGGTTGGAGCGGTGCTGTCGCCGCTGCTCGCCGGCAAGGAGTTCCCCGAGCTGGCCGACCTTCCCAAGGCCTCGTCGCTCTGCGGTGCCTGCAATGAAGTCTGCCCGGTCGACATTCCCATCCCTGATTTGCTGTTGCGCCTGCGCGACAAGGCGAAGCGCGAAAAGATCCATTCGCCCGGCGCGCCGCCGATGAGCCCGTTTGCGACGCTTGCCACCTCCCCCGCCCTGTGGCGCACCGCGATGACCATGAGCAAGGCGATGAACCATCTTCCCATCCAGGTCGCGCCGGTGAAGCCACTGCAGGAATGGCTCGGCCAACGCACCCTGCCCGAGTGGCACGGCGGCGACTTCCGCAAGTGGCTCAACAACCGTTCTAACAAGTCCCAGTCGAAGCCCAAGTCGTCATGA
- a CDS encoding alpha amylase C-terminal domain-containing protein produces the protein MSDIPQLVRDDPWLESHAGSIQQRIDRFRATLSDIEARSGSLAAHAAGHQLTGIHRQPDGGWMIREWLPKAKAVSLVGDFNGWNRDSHPLAPARGGVWQLHLPAGTLGHGQKVKLHITGADGSHRDRIPACILRAVQDPETHDFSGQIWEPEEQYVWRNDFDPSSVKVPLIYEAHVGMSGEEGRVHSYREFANATLPRIAAGGYNVVQLMAVQEHPYYGSFGYHVSSFFAPSSRFGTPEDLKYLVDTAHGLGIAVLLDIVHSHAVKNIAEGLNDLDGSGNLYFHGDDRGDHPQWDSKVFDYGRPEVRQFLLSNVRHWLDEFHFDGFRFDGITSMLYWHRGTEAFDNYDKYFTHGVDNDAILYLQLATTLAQELRPGAIVIAEDMSGMPGLCRPVKEGGVGFTHRLAMGIPDFWIKLLKHTRDEDWNLDEIWGTLVNRRHGEANIAYAESHDQALVGDKTLAFWLMDEKMYWNMGKDDPDPVVERGIALHKIIRLLTFALGGEGWLNFMGNEFGHPEWLDFPREGNGWSYHYCRRQWSLAENPALKYVWMGAFDRAMLETGKQHGLPGAERAQNIWMDYEAKIMAARRGDLVFVFNLSVDQSRPDFEVPVPGTGAYRLVLDTDASVFGGQGRVDASIEYPVSAEGKLTIYSPARTAMVFAPAG, from the coding sequence GTGAGCGACATTCCCCAATTGGTCCGCGACGATCCGTGGCTTGAATCCCATGCCGGGTCGATCCAGCAACGCATCGACCGCTTCCGGGCCACCCTTTCCGACATCGAAGCCCGCAGCGGCAGCCTCGCTGCCCACGCCGCCGGCCACCAGCTCACCGGAATCCATCGCCAGCCCGACGGCGGCTGGATGATCCGCGAGTGGCTGCCCAAGGCGAAAGCCGTCTCGCTCGTCGGCGATTTCAACGGCTGGAACCGCGACAGCCACCCGCTCGCTCCGGCGCGCGGCGGCGTGTGGCAGCTCCACTTGCCCGCCGGAACGCTCGGCCATGGCCAGAAGGTCAAGCTGCACATCACCGGAGCCGATGGTTCGCACCGCGACCGCATCCCGGCGTGCATCCTGCGTGCCGTGCAGGATCCGGAGACCCACGACTTCTCCGGCCAGATCTGGGAACCGGAGGAGCAGTATGTCTGGAGAAACGACTTCGACCCCTCATCGGTGAAGGTGCCGCTGATCTACGAAGCCCATGTCGGCATGTCGGGGGAAGAAGGCCGCGTGCACTCCTACCGCGAGTTCGCCAATGCCACCCTGCCCCGCATCGCTGCCGGCGGCTACAATGTGGTCCAGCTCATGGCGGTGCAGGAGCACCCCTACTATGGCTCCTTCGGCTATCACGTCTCCTCGTTCTTCGCACCGTCGTCGCGCTTCGGCACGCCGGAGGACCTGAAGTATCTCGTCGATACCGCCCACGGCCTGGGGATCGCGGTCTTGTTAGACATCGTGCACTCGCATGCCGTGAAGAACATCGCCGAGGGGCTCAACGACCTCGACGGCTCCGGCAATCTCTACTTCCACGGCGATGACCGCGGCGATCACCCGCAGTGGGATTCCAAGGTCTTCGACTACGGCCGCCCGGAAGTCCGCCAGTTCCTCCTCTCCAATGTCCGCCACTGGCTCGATGAGTTCCACTTCGATGGTTTCCGCTTCGATGGCATCACCTCGATGCTCTACTGGCACCGCGGCACGGAGGCCTTCGACAACTACGACAAGTACTTCACCCATGGCGTGGACAATGACGCCATCCTCTACCTCCAGCTCGCCACCACCCTGGCGCAGGAGCTGCGGCCCGGCGCGATCGTCATCGCGGAAGACATGTCCGGCATGCCCGGCCTCTGCCGGCCGGTGAAGGAAGGCGGCGTCGGCTTCACCCACCGTCTGGCGATGGGCATCCCCGACTTCTGGATCAAGCTGCTCAAGCACACCCGCGACGAGGATTGGAACCTCGACGAGATCTGGGGCACGCTGGTCAACCGCCGCCACGGCGAGGCCAATATCGCCTACGCCGAAAGCCACGACCAGGCGCTGGTGGGCGACAAGACCCTCGCCTTCTGGCTGATGGACGAGAAGATGTATTGGAACATGGGCAAGGACGATCCCGACCCCGTGGTCGAGCGCGGCATCGCCCTGCACAAGATCATCCGCCTGCTCACCTTCGCACTCGGCGGCGAGGGCTGGCTGAATTTCATGGGCAACGAGTTCGGCCACCCCGAGTGGCTGGATTTCCCGCGCGAAGGCAATGGCTGGTCCTACCACTACTGCCGCCGCCAATGGTCGCTGGCCGAAAATCCCGCGCTGAAATACGTGTGGATGGGCGCCTTCGACCGGGCGATGTTGGAAACCGGCAAGCAGCACGGCCTGCCGGGTGCCGAGCGGGCGCAGAACATATGGATGGACTACGAGGCGAAAATCATGGCCGCCCGTCGCGGCGACCTGGTGTTCGTCTTCAATCTCTCCGTGGACCAATCGCGGCCGGACTTTGAAGTCCCCGTGCCTGGCACAGGTGCCTACCGCCTCGTCCTTGACACCGACGCCTCCGTCTTCGGCGGCCAAGGCCGGGTCGACGCGAGCATCGAGTATCCGGTCTCGGCGGAGGGCAAGCTGACGATCTACTCCCCGGCGCGCACGGCGATGGTGTTTGCACCGGCAGGGTAA